From the Alloalcanivorax dieselolei B5 genome, one window contains:
- a CDS encoding Ig-like domain-containing protein, whose protein sequence is MNTLTLKRGGLLIASALILSACGGGGGSDMPGPGTGDSKTQSLLYAYPDNGQTEVPTPAPVVLRFSSAVTVADAEAAITLHEGDASGPALAANFSTVDGEPRGLVLTPDDKLKPLTDYTVVIRNLKLEKGTAANQVLGFTTRPLHEGPRSLVVSSDDFVIERRIPDGGSSEPVMDFSTFRFQFSQPIDPATVHYGDAPASSTAPADNVGLYDSQGNLVDAVLVVNDRYMTVDPNPQSDDPEDKYFSYLTPGETYTLRLGDGITSVYGETFGGDEIAFTPKDSSPRGEPAVLVQRITDSANRTNLSPLTGKPINEVPVNGVLLGEDANITQASNNAVMAELADVTQYPDVTPIRLPRNTVLDGSSIDVLIGGHVPAGFSSGQVEMRMLSDATGYLVPNPYNSNRSDALRIVHLFMDVAIATEDPRTNGAFTQDLLHIELIGTAAVDTTEGVLNIDAVSVVEPNVLGQEYGYGLLSFQLQSYKDQQNPPVDAVAEMEDNQPPVLQSWTLGEYTDENGVVHDKSQLYMPGDPIILNFSEKLDLQNIGGERFVFYENGIEQEISYYADGTSIVIKPKNNLKNPRPEQDYVYSLTIPTGITDLAGNPLQPSQINDITLPLVVTEREAISGENGAPPPTTGPIPVEHRSPVVLSTYPGFPCAIDETTRDLDNDIQGRCEGAFPGWDQGSQYDQKEADDLLPVPKLSANKPIVVQFSREIDPMSIKLGSSFLVSEFDENGNSTPVEGAYSLSGKVLKFTPATPWVEGKLYSYTLKSNGDSYSNTATCDGSQAVCDLDGYPIQTDYFADIDFEPVYAAGPPGTPLPDSSEREWNFLTERKPYDAGGPDIVLYFKGDTTNSNVLQILANSPSYDVNANFVHEKNEQITDGSGAFYTSPATDLYQYYAEEKGADDQPLDPNADPLLDPNGVLPPPNSAKVFSLDTRGVEPDSTKVPPAPVVNGASVGCGYKEAIAWDPAVPFAVYGIPYECPKQKFTYLTGALTAEVTGEYVEGRGIKVLIWPSQFMSTSIPVRFHLTGGPIFGSSKSGAQMLRMRYAKGQSGVRSQAIEGWIKDEGNGTPILTTSVDLYMDGIELGHNLPYLDPTHSFMSYPATMDLSGEIQFLDDGRMMISQFNTNDVDVDIVLHQHDGVSAGSLPLRIPAYGSRLQYISAPIK, encoded by the coding sequence ATGAATACGTTGACCCTGAAGCGGGGGGGCCTGCTGATTGCCTCCGCTCTGATTCTCAGCGCTTGCGGCGGCGGTGGCGGCAGTGACATGCCGGGCCCTGGCACCGGCGATAGCAAAACGCAGAGCCTGCTCTACGCCTACCCCGACAACGGCCAGACCGAAGTGCCGACGCCGGCCCCGGTGGTACTGCGCTTCTCCAGCGCCGTCACCGTGGCCGATGCCGAGGCAGCCATTACCCTGCACGAAGGCGACGCCAGCGGGCCCGCCCTGGCCGCCAATTTCTCCACCGTAGACGGCGAACCGCGCGGCCTGGTGCTAACCCCGGACGACAAACTCAAACCGCTCACCGACTACACCGTGGTGATCAGGAACCTGAAACTGGAGAAAGGTACCGCCGCCAATCAGGTGCTGGGCTTCACCACCCGGCCGCTGCATGAAGGCCCGCGCTCCCTGGTGGTCAGCAGCGACGACTTCGTCATCGAACGGCGCATCCCGGACGGCGGCAGCAGCGAACCGGTGATGGACTTCTCCACCTTCCGCTTCCAGTTCAGCCAGCCCATCGACCCGGCCACCGTGCACTACGGCGACGCCCCGGCCAGCAGCACCGCGCCGGCGGACAACGTGGGCCTGTACGACAGCCAGGGCAACCTGGTGGACGCGGTGCTGGTGGTCAACGACCGCTACATGACCGTGGACCCGAACCCGCAGTCCGACGATCCCGAAGACAAGTATTTCTCCTACCTGACGCCGGGAGAAACCTACACCCTGCGCCTGGGCGACGGCATCACCAGCGTCTATGGCGAAACCTTCGGCGGCGACGAAATCGCCTTCACTCCGAAGGATTCCTCACCGCGTGGTGAACCGGCGGTGCTGGTGCAACGCATCACCGACTCCGCCAACCGCACCAACCTGTCACCGCTGACCGGCAAGCCGATCAACGAGGTGCCGGTGAACGGCGTACTGCTCGGCGAAGACGCCAACATTACCCAGGCCAGCAACAACGCGGTCATGGCGGAACTGGCGGACGTCACCCAGTACCCGGATGTCACCCCGATCCGTCTGCCGCGCAACACCGTGCTCGACGGCAGCAGCATCGACGTACTGATCGGCGGCCACGTACCGGCGGGCTTCTCCTCCGGCCAGGTGGAAATGCGCATGCTCAGCGACGCCACCGGCTACCTGGTGCCCAACCCCTATAACAGCAACCGCAGCGACGCCCTGCGCATCGTGCACCTGTTCATGGACGTGGCCATCGCCACCGAGGACCCGCGCACCAACGGCGCCTTCACCCAGGACCTTCTGCACATCGAACTGATCGGCACCGCCGCCGTGGATACCACCGAAGGCGTGCTCAACATCGACGCCGTCAGCGTGGTGGAACCGAACGTGCTCGGCCAGGAATACGGCTACGGCCTGCTCAGCTTCCAGCTGCAGTCTTACAAAGATCAACAGAATCCGCCGGTGGATGCGGTGGCTGAGATGGAAGATAACCAGCCGCCGGTGCTCCAGAGCTGGACTCTGGGTGAGTACACCGATGAAAATGGCGTCGTTCATGATAAATCCCAGCTCTATATGCCTGGCGACCCTATCATTCTGAACTTCAGCGAAAAGCTGGATCTTCAGAATATCGGTGGGGAGAGATTTGTATTCTATGAGAATGGCATAGAACAAGAAATCAGCTACTACGCTGATGGGACCTCTATCGTCATTAAACCCAAAAATAACCTGAAGAATCCTAGACCCGAGCAGGACTATGTCTATAGCCTTACAATTCCCACAGGAATCACCGATCTTGCGGGCAATCCGCTACAGCCCTCGCAAATAAACGATATTACTCTCCCTCTGGTTGTCACGGAAAGGGAAGCCATCTCCGGAGAAAATGGAGCCCCCCCTCCTACAACCGGCCCTATCCCGGTAGAGCACCGCTCACCAGTCGTCCTGTCGACGTATCCCGGCTTTCCGTGTGCCATTGATGAAACGACCCGGGACTTGGACAACGACATACAAGGCCGTTGCGAAGGCGCATTCCCAGGGTGGGATCAAGGCTCACAATATGACCAGAAAGAAGCAGACGACCTGCTGCCAGTCCCGAAGCTCTCCGCAAACAAACCAATCGTCGTTCAGTTTTCAAGAGAAATTGACCCGATGAGCATCAAACTCGGCAGCAGCTTCCTTGTCAGCGAATTTGATGAGAATGGCAATTCCACACCTGTGGAGGGGGCCTATTCTCTCAGCGGCAAGGTTTTGAAGTTCACGCCGGCGACACCCTGGGTAGAAGGCAAGTTATATAGTTATACCCTTAAGTCCAATGGCGACAGCTATTCCAACACCGCGACATGCGATGGCAGCCAGGCAGTTTGCGATCTCGACGGCTACCCGATACAAACGGATTACTTTGCCGACATCGATTTTGAACCCGTCTATGCCGCCGGCCCTCCTGGAACCCCTCTTCCTGATAGCTCAGAAAGAGAATGGAATTTCCTCACCGAGCGAAAGCCCTATGACGCAGGTGGTCCGGACATCGTTCTATACTTTAAGGGCGATACGACGAATAGCAACGTGCTTCAGATCCTGGCGAATTCGCCATCCTATGATGTCAACGCAAACTTCGTGCACGAAAAAAACGAACAAATCACTGACGGCTCAGGAGCATTCTATACAAGCCCTGCTACTGACCTCTACCAATACTACGCCGAAGAAAAAGGGGCTGACGATCAACCCTTGGATCCCAACGCGGATCCCCTGCTCGACCCGAATGGCGTTTTACCTCCCCCCAACAGCGCCAAGGTATTTTCCTTGGATACAAGGGGCGTTGAACCGGATTCTACAAAGGTACCTCCAGCCCCTGTCGTAAACGGAGCCAGTGTTGGGTGTGGCTATAAAGAGGCCATTGCATGGGACCCCGCAGTTCCCTTCGCGGTATATGGTATTCCCTATGAATGCCCCAAACAGAAGTTCACCTATCTTACCGGCGCCCTTACCGCTGAGGTCACTGGAGAGTACGTGGAAGGCCGCGGCATCAAGGTCCTGATCTGGCCCAGCCAGTTCATGTCAACCTCTATTCCGGTACGTTTCCATCTCACCGGTGGGCCAATCTTTGGCTCCAGCAAAAGCGGCGCACAAATGCTAAGAATGCGCTATGCCAAAGGCCAGTCAGGAGTCCGCTCTCAAGCAATTGAAGGCTGGATCAAAGACGAGGGCAACGGCACCCCAATATTAACCACCTCGGTGGATCTCTATATGGACGGCATCGAACTGGGCCACAATCTTCCTTACCTGGACCCAACCCATAGCTTTATGAGCTACCCCGCCACAATGGACCTTTCAGGGGAAATACAGTTCCTTGATGATGGGAGAATGATGATTTCTCAGTTCAACACGAACGATGTCGATGTCGATATCGTGCTGCATCAGCACGATGGCGTAAGCGCCGGCAGCCTTCCTCTAAGAATCCCAGCGTACGGCAGCCGCCTTCAGTATATATCCGCTCCAATCAAATAA
- the tnpC gene encoding IS66 family transposase — MTSRPDLNALSPDQLRALATELFDHLESKDRVLAQNDRTLSQQEKAIRHRDAVIEKQAHELALLKRHKFARRSEQFKGVQGQLLDELIDADLAAMEAELAELLPTQAPPAAAKQQPKRAPLPPQLPRTLIHHEPEDTQCRCGCALKRVGEDISEKLDYVPGEFTVERHIRGKWACEQCETLIQAPVPRQVIDKGIPTSGLLAQVLVAKYADHLPLYRQERIFGRAGLAIPRSTLAEWVGTCGVWLQPLVDALRAQLLAQPVLHADETPVAMLAPGKKKTHRAYVWAYCSTSFSELKATVYDFAPSRAGAHARAFLGDWHGKLVCDDYAGYKAGFGEGITEIGCLAHARRKFHDLHVANKSELAAQALESIGALYGIEREAKDLPDKDRQRLRNEKARPIADALHQWMISRRQKVPDGSGTAKALDYSLKRWAALTRYLDDGAVPIDNNRVENQIRPWALGRNNWLFAGSLRSGQRAAAVMSLIQSAKLNGHDPYAYLKDVLARLPTHKNNAIDELLPQNWAPTSA, encoded by the coding sequence ATGACCTCGCGCCCTGACCTCAACGCCCTCTCTCCCGACCAACTCCGTGCCCTGGCCACCGAGTTGTTCGATCACTTGGAGAGCAAGGATCGGGTCCTCGCCCAAAATGACCGGACCCTCAGCCAACAAGAAAAAGCGATCCGTCACCGCGACGCGGTGATCGAGAAACAGGCCCACGAACTGGCGCTGCTCAAGCGCCACAAGTTCGCCCGGCGCAGCGAGCAGTTCAAGGGCGTGCAGGGCCAGTTGCTTGACGAACTGATCGACGCCGACCTGGCCGCCATGGAGGCGGAGCTGGCCGAGTTACTTCCAACGCAGGCGCCCCCCGCCGCTGCCAAGCAACAGCCCAAGCGCGCCCCGCTACCGCCCCAACTGCCCCGCACCCTGATCCACCATGAACCCGAGGATACGCAATGCCGCTGTGGGTGTGCGCTCAAGCGCGTCGGCGAGGACATCAGCGAGAAGCTGGACTACGTGCCGGGCGAGTTCACGGTGGAGCGCCATATCCGGGGCAAGTGGGCCTGCGAGCAATGCGAGACCTTGATCCAGGCGCCGGTGCCGAGGCAAGTCATCGACAAAGGCATCCCGACGTCTGGGCTGCTGGCCCAGGTGCTGGTGGCCAAGTACGCCGATCATCTGCCCCTGTACCGCCAGGAGCGCATCTTCGGCCGGGCCGGTCTGGCGATCCCCCGTTCCACCCTGGCCGAGTGGGTGGGCACCTGCGGTGTGTGGTTGCAGCCACTGGTGGATGCGCTCAGAGCCCAGTTGCTAGCCCAGCCGGTGCTGCACGCGGATGAAACGCCGGTAGCGATGCTGGCACCGGGCAAGAAGAAAACCCACCGGGCCTATGTGTGGGCTTACTGCAGCACCTCGTTCTCTGAACTGAAGGCCACGGTCTACGACTTCGCGCCCAGCCGGGCGGGCGCACACGCCCGCGCCTTCCTGGGGGACTGGCATGGCAAGCTGGTGTGTGACGACTACGCTGGCTATAAGGCGGGCTTCGGCGAGGGCATTACCGAGATCGGTTGCCTGGCGCACGCCCGTCGCAAGTTCCACGACCTGCACGTGGCCAACAAGAGTGAGCTGGCCGCCCAAGCGCTGGAGTCCATCGGTGCGCTGTACGGGATCGAGCGAGAGGCGAAGGATCTGCCGGATAAAGACCGCCAGCGCTTGCGCAACGAAAAAGCCCGGCCCATCGCCGACGCCCTGCACCAATGGATGATCTCCCGACGGCAAAAAGTCCCGGACGGCTCGGGTACGGCCAAAGCCCTGGACTACAGCCTGAAACGCTGGGCGGCGCTGACGCGCTACCTGGACGATGGCGCGGTGCCGATCGACAACAACCGGGTGGAAAACCAGATCCGCCCCTGGGCGCTGGGGCGCAATAACTGGCTGTTCGCGGGCTCTCTGCGCAGTGGTCAACGTGCGGCCGCCGTCATGAGCCTGATCCAGTCGGCGAAGCTGAACGGCCACGATCCTTATGCGTATCTGAAGGATGTGCTGGCTCGGCTGCCGACGCACAAGAACAACGCCATCGACGAACTCCTGCCGCAAAACTGGGCGCCGACCTCCGCCTGA
- the tnpB gene encoding IS66 family insertion sequence element accessory protein TnpB (TnpB, as the term is used for proteins encoded by IS66 family insertion elements, is considered an accessory protein, since TnpC, encoded by a neighboring gene, is a DDE family transposase.) gives MIRIDEIWLATAPLDMRAGPDKALARVIQVFGAAKPHQAYLFANRRGNRMKVLIHDGFGIWLCARRLHRGKFHWGDAWRGDQLRLNEEQLAALVQGLPWQRLGDEAVISVL, from the coding sequence ATGATCCGCATCGACGAGATCTGGCTGGCCACCGCGCCACTGGACATGCGCGCCGGACCGGACAAGGCCCTGGCCCGGGTGATCCAGGTGTTCGGTGCGGCGAAGCCACATCAGGCTTACCTGTTCGCCAACCGCCGGGGCAACCGCATGAAAGTGCTGATCCACGACGGCTTCGGTATCTGGCTGTGCGCCCGCCGGCTCCATCGGGGCAAGTTCCACTGGGGTGACGCTTGGCGCGGCGATCAGTTGCGCCTGAATGAAGAACAACTGGCCGCCCTGGTGCAGGGCCTGCCCTGGCAGCGACTGGGCGACGAGGCCGTGATCTCGGTGCTGTAA
- the tnpA gene encoding IS66-like element accessory protein TnpA, which yields MDPLSVSQPQPQPRRRRHFSREFKAHIVAACQEPGVSVSRIALDNQLNANLVRRWIREAEQAGQTITSPAFMPLAVPVASSPPDRSCAKESGNRIRIEVPRSGGPVIVEWPAEQAHQCLALLRELLR from the coding sequence ATGGACCCGTTAAGCGTATCTCAGCCCCAACCTCAACCACGACGTCGCCGTCACTTCTCCCGTGAGTTCAAGGCGCACATCGTGGCCGCCTGTCAGGAACCGGGCGTGTCCGTCTCCCGGATCGCCCTGGACAACCAACTCAACGCCAACCTGGTCCGCCGCTGGATCCGTGAAGCCGAGCAAGCCGGCCAGACAATAACGTCACCCGCGTTTATGCCCTTGGCGGTACCGGTGGCGTCGAGCCCTCCTGACCGGTCTTGCGCCAAGGAGTCGGGTAACCGCATCCGCATTGAAGTGCCCCGCTCCGGCGGACCGGTCATCGTGGAATGGCCCGCCGAGCAAGCCCATCAGTGCCTGGCCCTGTTACGCGAGCTGCTGCGATGA
- a CDS encoding transposase — protein sequence MPRSGRLILPGHPHHVMQQGFRGQTVFHTDGDFRKYLRDMRELREELGVRIYAWCLLSNQVHLLLDPGSDPEALPEFMKALSLRTTRHRNRRRQQNGSLWEGRYRSSPVQTGYWFLAALRGIELQAVVHGEAAHVGSYRWSSYRERMGRAEPYCLDPHADYLALGRTDEERRESYRLLMRQGQSEQEWHHIELALRRSQPIGDDMFTQSAANKASRTVTSRNRTRPRSRKS from the coding sequence ATGCCACGGAGCGGGCGGTTGATTCTTCCAGGGCATCCACATCACGTCATGCAGCAGGGATTCCGTGGTCAAACGGTATTCCACACCGATGGGGATTTCCGCAAGTACCTGCGCGACATGCGCGAACTGAGAGAGGAACTGGGCGTGCGTATCTACGCCTGGTGTCTGCTCAGCAACCAGGTGCATCTGTTGCTGGACCCGGGCTCCGATCCTGAGGCCCTGCCGGAATTCATGAAGGCACTCTCCCTGCGCACCACACGCCACCGCAATCGGCGTCGTCAGCAAAACGGCAGCCTGTGGGAAGGACGCTACCGCTCCTCCCCGGTACAAACCGGCTATTGGTTTCTCGCCGCCCTGCGCGGCATTGAGCTGCAAGCCGTGGTGCACGGTGAAGCGGCCCACGTGGGCAGCTACCGCTGGTCCAGCTACCGCGAACGCATGGGCAGAGCGGAACCCTATTGCCTTGATCCCCACGCCGATTACCTGGCGCTTGGCCGTACCGATGAAGAACGGCGGGAGAGCTACCGCCTGCTGATGCGGCAAGGGCAGAGCGAGCAGGAGTGGCACCATATTGAACTGGCGCTGCGTCGCAGCCAGCCCATCGGTGATGATATGTTCACCCAATCCGCCGCCAACAAGGCATCCAGGACGGTTACATCACGTAACCGAACCCGCCCCCGAAGCCGGAAATCCTGA
- a CDS encoding LLM class flavin-dependent oxidoreductase: protein MTAYSVLDLCPILRGGDPTQSFRHSLDLARHAEQWGYTRYWVAEHHNMPGVASSATAVVIAHIAAGTQRIRVGSGGIMLPNHAPLVVAEQFGTLASLHPGRIDLGLGRAPGTDMETARALRRDLQSSAMEFPQDVQELMAYLDDPDPEQRVKAIPGVGTKVPVWLLGSSLFSAQLAARLGLPFAFASHFAPEALHDALAIYRDRFEPSRYLDKPYAAAGIGVYGADDNREAQRLFTSVQQQFTNLRRGRPGPLPPPLENMDEFWSPLERAGVEQALRCSMVGDKTTVTEGLREFLDKTQVDEVIITSGIFDHDARLRSYKMASEILSELP, encoded by the coding sequence ATGACGGCCTATTCCGTTCTGGATCTCTGTCCCATCCTGCGTGGCGGGGATCCCACCCAATCGTTTCGCCATTCCCTGGATCTGGCCCGCCACGCCGAGCAGTGGGGCTACACCCGCTATTGGGTGGCGGAGCATCACAACATGCCCGGTGTGGCCAGCTCCGCCACCGCCGTGGTGATCGCCCACATCGCCGCTGGCACTCAACGCATCCGGGTCGGTTCCGGCGGTATCATGTTGCCCAACCACGCGCCGCTGGTGGTGGCGGAGCAGTTCGGCACCCTCGCGTCCCTGCACCCCGGCCGCATCGACCTGGGACTGGGCCGGGCGCCGGGCACCGACATGGAAACCGCCCGCGCCTTGCGTCGCGACCTGCAATCCAGTGCCATGGAATTCCCCCAGGACGTGCAGGAACTGATGGCCTATCTGGATGACCCGGACCCGGAACAACGGGTCAAGGCGATCCCCGGCGTGGGCACCAAGGTGCCGGTGTGGCTGCTGGGTTCCAGCTTGTTCAGTGCGCAATTGGCGGCCCGTCTCGGCCTGCCATTCGCGTTCGCCTCCCACTTCGCACCGGAAGCGCTGCACGACGCCCTGGCGATCTACCGCGACCGCTTCGAGCCGTCACGCTACCTGGACAAGCCCTACGCCGCGGCGGGTATCGGCGTCTACGGCGCCGACGACAACCGCGAAGCCCAGCGGCTGTTTACCTCGGTGCAGCAGCAGTTCACCAACCTGCGCCGGGGCCGCCCGGGGCCGCTGCCGCCGCCGCTGGAAAACATGGATGAATTCTGGTCGCCGCTGGAACGGGCCGGTGTAGAGCAGGCGCTGCGTTGTTCCATGGTCGGCGATAAAACCACGGTCACCGAAGGGCTGCGGGAGTTTCTCGACAAAACTCAAGTGGATGAGGTCATTATTACCTCAGGCATATTCGACCACGACGCCCGTTTGCGTTCATACAAAATGGCGTCGGAGATATTAAGCGAATTGCCATGA
- a CDS encoding YdcH family protein: protein MLGEIHSIHHEFPEHHARIDDLARSDPGFRSQIQEHDKLDKRIRGLELRESPIGDEEMEALKRHRLQLKDQILKRLLNGA, encoded by the coding sequence ATGCTTGGCGAGATACACAGCATTCACCACGAATTTCCCGAACACCACGCCCGGATCGACGACCTGGCCCGCAGCGATCCAGGATTCCGCTCCCAAATCCAGGAACACGATAAACTCGATAAGCGGATCCGTGGCCTGGAGCTGCGCGAAAGCCCCATCGGCGACGAGGAAATGGAAGCACTGAAACGCCACCGGCTGCAGCTCAAGGATCAGATCCTGAAGCGCCTGCTCAACGGCGCCTGA
- the djlA gene encoding co-chaperone DjlA → MRSWGGKIIVGLLGMLVGGPIGLAVGVLIGHFLDRGVERVQSFNPFRPYRPGEKEEVQDALMSAVFSIMGHLAKADGQVSRTEIQHAEAVMARMQLNPEQRRHAIDCFNRGKASDFPLDATVVEFRQRIRHRRHLVLVFLEILLQTCLADGELKPEEERILIRVANGLGVPPDQFRQILNMLLAQARFAGAGGAAGGAGSGQPGASRPSINEAYGVLGVEPSASNQEIKRAYRKLMSQHHPDKLAARGVPEEMIRMATEKTAEISKAYEMIKTARGF, encoded by the coding sequence ATGAGAAGTTGGGGTGGCAAGATCATTGTCGGTCTGCTCGGTATGCTGGTGGGCGGCCCCATCGGTCTGGCGGTGGGAGTGTTGATCGGACACTTTCTGGATCGCGGCGTGGAACGGGTGCAGTCGTTCAACCCATTCCGGCCGTACCGGCCCGGTGAGAAGGAAGAGGTACAGGACGCGCTGATGTCGGCGGTGTTTTCGATCATGGGACATCTGGCCAAGGCCGATGGCCAGGTCAGCCGCACCGAGATCCAGCACGCCGAGGCGGTGATGGCGCGCATGCAGCTGAACCCGGAACAGCGCCGTCACGCCATCGACTGCTTCAACCGGGGCAAGGCGTCGGACTTTCCCCTGGACGCCACCGTGGTGGAGTTCCGGCAGCGTATCCGTCACCGCCGCCATCTGGTGCTGGTGTTCCTGGAAATCCTGCTCCAGACCTGCCTGGCGGACGGAGAACTGAAACCGGAGGAAGAACGGATTCTGATCCGGGTGGCCAACGGGCTCGGGGTGCCGCCGGACCAGTTCCGCCAGATCCTCAATATGCTGCTGGCCCAGGCCCGTTTCGCCGGAGCCGGCGGCGCGGCCGGCGGTGCCGGGAGCGGCCAGCCCGGCGCCAGCCGCCCCTCCATCAATGAGGCCTACGGCGTGCTGGGGGTGGAACCTTCCGCCTCCAATCAGGAAATCAAACGGGCCTACCGCAAGCTGATGAGCCAGCATCACCCGGATAAGCTGGCAGCCCGCGGCGTGCCGGAGGAAATGATTCGCATGGCCACGGAAAAGACCGCGGAAATCAGCAAAGCCTATGAAATGATCAAGACCGCGAGGGGCTTCTAG
- the hyi gene encoding hydroxypyruvate isomerase, producing the protein MPRFAANLTLLFTEYPFMERYAAAARAGFKGVECLFPYEWGPAELARRLHDNDLRQVLFNLPAGDWDAGDRGLAALPGREAEFRDGVARALTYAEALDCPRVNCLAGIPSPDADPEHCFETLVHNLRYAADQLAEQGREVTVEPINTRVDMPGFFLATSDQALAAITAADRPNLRLQYDLYHAWVMGEAVAASLSRLRPHIGHVQFADAPGRHQPGSGEIPLAELFARLDQIGYQGWVSAEYRPLGHTGDSLGWLPV; encoded by the coding sequence ATGCCCCGTTTTGCCGCCAATCTGACCCTGCTATTCACTGAATACCCCTTTATGGAACGCTACGCCGCCGCTGCCCGGGCCGGCTTCAAGGGTGTGGAGTGTCTGTTTCCCTATGAATGGGGGCCGGCGGAGCTGGCGCGGAGGCTGCACGACAATGATCTGCGGCAGGTGCTGTTCAATCTGCCGGCCGGGGATTGGGACGCCGGCGACCGTGGTCTGGCCGCCTTGCCCGGCCGGGAAGCGGAATTCCGCGACGGCGTGGCGCGGGCCCTCACCTATGCCGAAGCGCTGGACTGTCCACGGGTCAATTGTCTGGCCGGCATTCCTTCCCCGGACGCCGATCCGGAACATTGCTTCGAAACGCTGGTCCACAATCTGCGTTACGCCGCCGATCAATTGGCGGAGCAGGGCAGGGAAGTGACCGTGGAGCCGATCAACACCCGAGTGGATATGCCCGGTTTCTTTCTCGCCACCAGCGACCAGGCGCTGGCCGCGATCACGGCGGCGGACCGGCCTAATCTGCGTTTGCAGTACGATCTTTACCACGCCTGGGTGATGGGCGAGGCGGTGGCGGCTTCCCTTTCCCGCTTGCGGCCCCATATAGGGCATGTACAGTTCGCCGATGCCCCCGGCCGCCATCAGCCGGGCAGCGGCGAGATTCCGCTGGCGGAGCTGTTCGCGCGGCTGGACCAGATCGGCTATCAGGGTTGGGTCAGCGCCGAATACCGGCCTCTGGGACACACCGGGGACAGCCTCGGCTGGCTGCCGGTTTAA